A part of Gossypium hirsutum isolate 1008001.06 chromosome A07, Gossypium_hirsutum_v2.1, whole genome shotgun sequence genomic DNA contains:
- the LOC107955631 gene encoding uncharacterized protein has translation MLTTGLGHGNFETYVLNVNINCDGCKQRVKKLLRKIEGVFSVHIDEELQVVTVTGKVDPTKLIKKLIKSGKHAEFRSPYENLDFIESDKNKNQMQYLRINGVNNSQIGYEVEDDCGNYVKNNIGNNSMTGTTDWNFIKETSMHRMEGNGDIFANNRHMVSMLDAAGFGRNVAGFVGLPPHEFGMFHDVPSSSSLATYDYNHLNLPSMTGTSLQGYLLNNPSPNMNTCIQHRNKNSQL, from the exons ATGTTAACAACTGGTTTGGGACACGGAAATTTTGAG ACATATGTGCTCAATGTGAACATCAACTGTGATGGGTGCAAGCAGAGAGTGAAGAAACTTCTGCGGAAAATTGAag GTGTTTTTTCAGTTCACATAGATGAAGAACTCCAAGTGGTTACAGTAACAGGAAAAGTCGATCCAACTAAATTAATTAAGAAGTTGATCAAATCTGGAAAACATGCAGAGTTTCGGTCCCCATATGAAAACCTCGACTTCATAGAGAGTGACAAGAACAAGAATCAAATGCAATATCTAAGGATTAATGGGGTCAATAATTCCCAAATTGGCTATGAGGTTGAAGATGATTGTGGCAACTATGTGAAGAACAACATTGGCAATAACTCCATGACAGGCACAACTGACTggaattttataaaagaaacaagcATGCATAGAATGGAGGGGAATGGAGACATATTTGCCAACAATCGGCATATGGTATCTATGTTGGACGCTGCAGGTTTTGGACGCAATGTTGCTGGCTTTGTGGGCTTACCACCacatgaatttggtatgtttcaTGACGTTCCATCCAGCAGCAGCTTGGCAACTTATGACTATAATCATCTAAATCTTCCATCAATGACTGGAACCAGCTTGCAAGGGTACCTCCTCAACAATCCATCTCCAAACATGAACACTTGCATTCAGCACAGGAATAAGAATAGCCAATTATGA